A region of Desulfolithobacter dissulfuricans DNA encodes the following proteins:
- a CDS encoding PGPGW domain-containing protein yields MSGPADVSLARWLGLLSVATFVVSLVLIPWLIARLPEDYFIWHRRKVEERRQHHPALTILLLFVKNCLGLALLAAGLTMLVLPGQGILTMVLGLSLMDFPGKQRLISWCLKNRKVRDALNWVRKKTGRREFIF; encoded by the coding sequence ATGAGCGGACCTGCAGATGTATCGCTTGCCAGGTGGCTCGGTCTCCTTTCGGTGGCGACCTTTGTCGTAAGCCTGGTGCTGATTCCCTGGCTGATTGCCCGTCTGCCCGAGGATTATTTTATCTGGCACCGTCGCAAGGTGGAAGAGCGGAGGCAACACCATCCTGCCCTGACGATTTTGCTTCTGTTTGTGAAAAATTGTCTGGGCCTGGCCCTGCTGGCGGCCGGCCTGACCATGCTTGTTCTCCCTGGCCAGGGGATCCTGACCATGGTCCTGGGGTTGTCGCTGATGGACTTTCCAGGGAAGCAGCGGCTCATCAGCTGGTGTCTGAAAAACAGGAAGGTGCGTGACGCCCTCAACTGGGTGCGGAAGAAAACAGGCAGGCGAGAGTTTATCTTTTGA
- a CDS encoding flavodoxin family protein: MKYLVVYSSPGGNTRKLAEELFKQIPEENKEIAPVKEAPDPGDYDVVCVGFWIKAGQPDPDSQEYLKKCRNKVFLFATHGAAPDSEHAKIAMNKAVELAESATVIGCFSCQGEVPEKVIETASQKVPPPVWLDDAPSAKGHPNSSDFVALSNALVKAGIKPEPKKESGPPVTGDHAM; this comes from the coding sequence ATGAAATATCTAGTCGTGTACTCATCACCGGGCGGCAACACCAGGAAACTGGCCGAGGAACTATTCAAACAGATACCTGAAGAAAACAAGGAGATCGCCCCGGTCAAGGAAGCGCCCGATCCAGGCGACTATGATGTGGTCTGCGTTGGATTCTGGATCAAGGCGGGCCAGCCGGACCCGGACAGCCAGGAGTACCTGAAAAAATGCAGGAACAAGGTCTTTCTCTTTGCCACCCACGGCGCCGCCCCAGACTCCGAACATGCAAAAATAGCCATGAACAAGGCGGTGGAGCTGGCCGAAAGCGCCACGGTGATCGGCTGCTTCAGCTGCCAGGGCGAAGTACCGGAAAAAGTGATCGAAACCGCCTCGCAAAAAGTACCGCCCCCGGTCTGGCTTGACGATGCGCCCTCGGCCAAGGGCCATCCCAACAGCAGTGATTTTGTTGCTCTGAGCAATGCCTTGGTCAAGGCAGGCATCAAACCGGAGCCGAAAAAGGAAAGCGGACCGCCCGTCACCGGCGACCATGCCATGTAA
- a CDS encoding IS110 family transposase, with product MHNVTIGMDLGDKNHVICIVDHAGRIVRRDTVTNTREALSEFFSPHKGATVALEAGTHSAWISRLLSRLGCHVLVGNPRKLRAIWDSNDKSDTRDAEMLARIARMDPDLLYPVNHRGEQAQIDLEILQARDVLVRNRSSLINHVRGSVKALGYRLPGCSADSFHRQADEHLPEDLRGALEPVLTIIGQITSQIKEFDREIERISAERYPETELLRAIKGVGPLTALAFLLIVEDPARFGKSRQVGCFLGLTPRRDQSGETDRQLRITKAGNPYLRRLLVGSAQYILGPFGEDCNLRRFGLRLAARGGKNAKRRAVVAVARKLAVLMHRLWQHGEIYDPFYKPQSRPLAKAA from the coding sequence ATGCACAATGTAACAATCGGAATGGACCTTGGCGATAAAAATCATGTTATCTGTATTGTTGATCATGCAGGCCGAATCGTGCGTCGAGATACGGTTACTAATACCAGAGAGGCGTTGAGTGAGTTTTTCTCACCCCATAAAGGGGCAACTGTTGCCCTTGAAGCCGGTACCCATTCGGCCTGGATCAGCAGGCTGTTATCCAGGCTGGGCTGCCATGTTTTGGTTGGCAACCCTCGTAAATTACGCGCCATCTGGGACAGCAACGATAAATCAGATACCAGAGACGCTGAAATGCTGGCCCGCATAGCCCGGATGGATCCTGATCTGCTCTATCCGGTCAACCACAGGGGCGAACAGGCCCAGATTGATCTGGAGATATTGCAGGCCAGGGATGTCCTGGTGAGGAACCGCTCCAGCCTGATCAACCATGTTCGTGGCAGTGTCAAGGCGCTGGGATATCGCCTGCCGGGATGCAGCGCAGACAGTTTTCACCGGCAGGCAGATGAACATCTTCCTGAAGACTTACGTGGCGCTCTGGAGCCTGTATTGACAATTATCGGCCAGATTACGTCCCAGATCAAAGAATTTGACAGGGAAATAGAGCGTATCAGTGCGGAGCGATACCCGGAGACCGAATTATTGCGGGCCATAAAAGGAGTTGGTCCTCTGACGGCCCTGGCCTTTCTATTAATCGTGGAAGACCCGGCACGATTTGGCAAAAGTAGACAGGTTGGATGTTTTCTTGGCCTGACTCCCCGCCGCGACCAGTCAGGAGAAACCGACAGGCAGCTTCGGATAACCAAAGCGGGCAACCCCTATCTGCGGAGGTTACTGGTCGGTTCGGCCCAGTACATCCTGGGACCTTTTGGAGAGGATTGCAATTTACGAAGATTTGGTCTTCGCCTGGCAGCCAGGGGAGGTAAAAACGCAAAGCGTCGTGCCGTGGTTGCCGTAGCCAGAAAACTGGCGGTACTCATGCATCGCCTCTGGCAGCACGGTGAGATATATGACCCTTTTTACAAACCGCAATCTCGCCCCCTGGCAAAGGCTGCGTAG
- a CDS encoding NUDIX domain-containing protein, with product MELGALVCTPAKPDCEQCPVSGLCRARRVDSVDLRPVTGRKVGRVRIEMACGIIIREGRIFIQQRLGDDVWGGLWEFPGGRLEDGEAPEAAARREILEETGLQVGPLYHVATVQHGFTRYQVTLHGFLCQLTSSAATPVLHAAQEFFWVRPAELGRYAFPAGHRKLIEQMGDREWSLDFFSKNPKNR from the coding sequence ATGGAGCTTGGCGCCCTTGTCTGTACCCCGGCAAAACCGGATTGTGAACAATGTCCGGTCAGCGGGCTGTGCCGGGCGAGACGGGTGGACAGCGTTGATTTGCGTCCGGTGACCGGCAGAAAGGTCGGCAGGGTCAGGATAGAGATGGCCTGTGGCATCATCATCCGGGAGGGCCGGATTTTTATTCAGCAGCGGTTGGGTGATGATGTCTGGGGTGGATTATGGGAATTTCCCGGTGGTCGACTGGAGGACGGGGAGGCTCCGGAGGCTGCGGCCAGGCGGGAAATTCTTGAAGAAACCGGGCTCCAGGTGGGGCCCCTGTACCATGTTGCCACGGTGCAGCATGGTTTTACCCGCTACCAGGTGACCCTGCATGGTTTTCTCTGCCAGTTGACATCTTCCGCTGCTACCCCTGTGCTCCACGCGGCCCAGGAATTTTTCTGGGTCAGGCCTGCTGAGCTGGGCCGCTATGCCTTTCCTGCCGGACACCGGAAATTGATCGAGCAGATGGGAGACAGGGAGTGGAGCCTGGATTTTTTTTCAAAAAACCCGAAAAATAGGTAA